Proteins from a genomic interval of Epinephelus fuscoguttatus linkage group LG16, E.fuscoguttatus.final_Chr_v1:
- the tomm20a gene encoding translocase of outer mitochondrial membrane 20, which translates to MVSSRTGAIVAGVCGALFIAYCIYFDRKRRSDPRFKEKLRERRRKKKVTSDKSGLARLPDLKDAEAVQKFFLEEIQLGEELLSQGDFEKGVDHLTNAIAVCGQPQQLLQVLQQTLPPPVFQMLLTKLPTISQRIVSSQSLSEDDVE; encoded by the exons ATGGTGAGCAGTCGGACGGGCGCGATAGTTGCCGGGGTGTGTGGAGCCCTTTTCATCgcatactgtatttattttgacagaaagcGACGGAGTGACCCTCGCTTCAAGGAAAAGCTACGCGAAC gtagaagaaagaaaaaggttaCTAGTGACAAGTCTGGACTGGCACGG CTACCTGACTTGAAGGATGCAGAAGCTGTTCAGAAGTTCTTCCTCGAGGAGATCCAGCTGGGAGAGGAGCTCCTGTCACAAG GTGACTTTGAGAAAGGTGTGGACCACCTGACCAATGCCATTGCAGTATGTGGTCAACCACAGCAGCTTCTTCAGGTGCTCCAGCAGACGCTGCCGCCTCCAGTCTTCCAGATGCTGCTTACCAAACTGCCCACCATTAGCCAG CGAATCGTCAGCTCTCAGTCTTTATCAGAAGATGACGTGGAATGA